TATATGTCTATAAATTGAATAAAAAGCCTTTTAGTGAATATACGCCTAAAACTTTTTTCCAGGTAACTGGTGGGGCAGGTAAATATAGTATCAATAAGGCTGAACCATTGATTGTAAGTGGTGAAGTTGGATTCGGAATTACCGCTACAGACAGACATAATGGAGCTTCGGGAATTAACGGGGTCTATTCTATTGAACTGGAAGTGGATGGAAAAACTATTTTCACCTCTTCTTTAGAGAAGTTTGCTTTTGAAAACAGCAAAGCGATTAACTCGCATATTGATTACCCGGCTTTCATGACCACTAAAAGAAGTATACAGAAAAGTTTTGTAGATCCGGGAAATCCTTTGCAGATCTACAGCAACCTGGTCAACAGCGGCCGGATTGAATTTAAAGACCAGCAGGTGCATGAGCTGAAATATATTGTAACTGATGCTAAAGGAAATAAAAGCATTTTACCTTTTACCGTAAAATCTGATGGGCAAACTGTGATTTCTACACCGGATCAGCCAGATGGTATTCCTTTCTTTTATGCGAAAGAGAATGAATTTGCAGCTGATGGTCTTAAAGTGGTGCTGCCAAAAGGGACTTTATACAATGATTTCAATTTAGTTTATAAGGTTAAACCAGAGCCCGCAAAAGGTGCTTATTCACCAGTTTATCAAATTCATAACAACCTTACTCCTTTACATATTGGTTTTGATTTATGGATCAAGGCTGATGCCCGTTTGGGTGCATTGAAAGATAAAGCAGTGATTGTCAGTACCAGTGGTGCATCACAAGGCGGAGTTTTCGAGAATGGTTATGTGAAAGCTACCCCGCGTAATTTCGGCAGTTTCTATATTGCTGTTGATACTATTCCTCCAACAATTATCCCGGTGAACATAACCGATGGTAAAAATATGAGTGGTATAGCTAAAATGGTTTTTAAAATCCGTGACAACCTTTCAGGAATTAAAAGCTTTAATGGCTATATTGATGGCAATTGGGTTTTGATGGAATTTGACACCAAAACTGCTACCTTATGGCATTCCTTTGATGAACGTACCCCGGCTGGAAAACATCAGTTGAAACTGGTTGTGGAAGACATGAAAGGAAACAGTAAAACGTATTCAATTAATTTTATAAAATAATTATGAGTGAATTAAAAGAAGGTCAGAAAGCCCCTGAGTTTACCGCAGCGGATCAGGATGGAAACACAGTCTCTCTGGGTCAGTTTGCAGGTAAAAAAGTGGTTTTATATTTTTACCCGAAAGATGATACTCCTGGTTGTACTGCTGAGGCTTGTGATTTCAGGGATAATTACCAGGGATTAAAAGCGAAAGATATTGTCGTACTGGGTGTAAGTGTTGATGATGAGAAGTCACATCAGAAATTTGCGGCTAAACATAGTCTTCCTTTTACCTTACTGGCCGATACTGATAAAAAGATTGTAGAAGCTTACGGTGTTTGGGGAGAAAAGAACATGTATGGTAAAAAATATATGGGCACCAACCGTACTACTTTTGTAATTGATGAAAATGGCGTAATCGCACATATCATTAAGAAAGTTGACACTAAAAATTCAACTGCACAAATCCTTGAATTATTAAATAGTTAAGAAGCTGTTATTTCAAACGCTGTAAATGCATAATATCACATTTAAATGGTATTTCAGGGCTTTTACATTAAATAATAAATGATAGCAATAAACTATATTTGCTATCAATAGATAAACAATCGAGAAGACAATAAATAAATAGATGAAACATACAATCAATGAATTAGAGGACATTGTTTCTCAGGTACGAAGAGATATTGTAAGAATGGTACATGGTTGCCAGTCAGGACACCCGGGTGGATCACTTGGCTGCGCTGAATTCCTTACAGCTTTATATTTTGAAACCATGAACCATTCCACAGATTTTAAAATGGATGGTGCAGGTGAAGATTTATTCTTCCTTTCCAATGGTCATATTTCTCCGGTATTTTATAGCGTGCTTGCCCGTTCTGGTTACTTCGAAGTTAGCGAACTGGCTACTTTCAGAAAATTAAACTCTCGTGTTCAGGGTCACCCGACTACACATGAAGGATTACCTGGTATCAGGATTGCTTCGGGATCTTTAGGTCAGGGGATGTCGGTTGCAATCGGTGCAGCTTTAACCAAGAAATTGAATAAGGATCATTCTTTAGTCTTCAGTTTACATGGAGATGGTGAGTTACAGGAAGGTCAGAACTGGGAAGCTATTATGTTCGCTCCCCACAATAAAGTTGATAACCTGATCTCTACAATTGATTATAACGGACAACAAATTGATGGCCCTACTGAGAAAATATTATCATTAGAGAACTTGCAGACTAAATTCGAAGCTTTCGGATGGCATGTAATCACTTCTAATGGAAATAAAATGGAAGATATTATTAAAGCTTTGGAATATGCTAAATCACTTACTGGTAAAGGCAGACCAATCTTAAACTTAATGAGTACTCAAATGGGTTATGGTGTAGATTTCATGGTAGGTTCACATAAATGGCATGGTACTGCGCCTAATGATGACCAGCTTGCTTCTGCTTTAAGTCAGAACAAAGAAACATTAGGGGATTATTAATTCATAACCATTTAAACTGCGCACCTCTTGTTCAAGATAGAGGGGCGATAAAAAAGATATTATCATAATGAAAAAATATACATATTCAGAAAAGAAAGATACCCGTTCTGGTTTTGGTGCCGGTTTACATGAAGCTGGTCAGAAAAACCCAAATGTGGTTGCACTTTGTGCGGATCTGAAAGGTTCTTTGAAAATGGATGCTTTCGCGGATGAATTTCCGGAAAGATTTATCCAGATCGGAATTGCTGAAGCAAATATGATCGGAATTGCAGCAGGTATGACTATTGGAGGAAAAATTCCTTTCACCGGTACTTTCGCAAACTTCTCTACAGGCAGGGTTTATGACCAGATCAGACAGTCTGTTGCTTATTCAAACAAAAACGTTAAAATCTGTGCTTCTCATGCTGGTTTAACTTTAGGTGAAGATGGTGCAACTCACCAGATTCTTGAAGATATAGGTTTGATGAAAATGTTACCTGGAATGGTCGTGATCAATCCTTGTGATTACAATCAAACTAAAGCTGCTACTTTAGCTATCGCTGAGTACGAAGGCCCTGTTTATCTGCGTTTCGGCAGACCAAGTATCCCTGTATTTACTGATCCCGATCAAAAATTTGAAATTGGTAAAGCCTGGATGGTCAACGAAGGTACTGATGTAACTATTGTTGCAACCGGACACATGGTTTGGAAAGCAATTGAAGCTGGTGAACAATTAGCTGCTTTAGGTATTGATGCAGAGATTATAAACATTCACACGATTAAACCGTTAGATGAAGAGGCTATCTTAA
The DNA window shown above is from Pedobacter cryoconitis and carries:
- a CDS encoding transketolase family protein → MKKYTYSEKKDTRSGFGAGLHEAGQKNPNVVALCADLKGSLKMDAFADEFPERFIQIGIAEANMIGIAAGMTIGGKIPFTGTFANFSTGRVYDQIRQSVAYSNKNVKICASHAGLTLGEDGATHQILEDIGLMKMLPGMVVINPCDYNQTKAATLAIAEYEGPVYLRFGRPSIPVFTDPDQKFEIGKAWMVNEGTDVTIVATGHMVWKAIEAGEQLAALGIDAEIINIHTIKPLDEEAILKSLKKTGCVVTCEEHNKFGGLGESVARLLSTELPSPQEFVAVNDSFGESGTPDQLMTKYGLDTINIVEAAQKVIKRKK
- a CDS encoding M23 family metallopeptidase, which gives rise to MIKKSIFLFVLVVFAINTQAQQIFSNNKYPLVDFRPPLDIVPPALAGSFGELRGNHFHSGIDFRTNQREGYPVHAIADGYVSRMRVQNSGFGQAIYLVHPNGYTSVYGHISRFAPKIAEAVKALQYQKKTFELDEFPAAEAFPVHKGDVIAYSGNRGSSGGPHLHFEIRDSKTENTINPQLFGIQIPDNIPPVIYSLYVYKLNKKPFSEYTPKTFFQVTGGAGKYSINKAEPLIVSGEVGFGITATDRHNGASGINGVYSIELEVDGKTIFTSSLEKFAFENSKAINSHIDYPAFMTTKRSIQKSFVDPGNPLQIYSNLVNSGRIEFKDQQVHELKYIVTDAKGNKSILPFTVKSDGQTVISTPDQPDGIPFFYAKENEFAADGLKVVLPKGTLYNDFNLVYKVKPEPAKGAYSPVYQIHNNLTPLHIGFDLWIKADARLGALKDKAVIVSTSGASQGGVFENGYVKATPRNFGSFYIAVDTIPPTIIPVNITDGKNMSGIAKMVFKIRDNLSGIKSFNGYIDGNWVLMEFDTKTATLWHSFDERTPAGKHQLKLVVEDMKGNSKTYSINFIK
- the bcp gene encoding thioredoxin-dependent thiol peroxidase, which gives rise to MSELKEGQKAPEFTAADQDGNTVSLGQFAGKKVVLYFYPKDDTPGCTAEACDFRDNYQGLKAKDIVVLGVSVDDEKSHQKFAAKHSLPFTLLADTDKKIVEAYGVWGEKNMYGKKYMGTNRTTFVIDENGVIAHIIKKVDTKNSTAQILELLNS
- a CDS encoding transketolase, translated to MKHTINELEDIVSQVRRDIVRMVHGCQSGHPGGSLGCAEFLTALYFETMNHSTDFKMDGAGEDLFFLSNGHISPVFYSVLARSGYFEVSELATFRKLNSRVQGHPTTHEGLPGIRIASGSLGQGMSVAIGAALTKKLNKDHSLVFSLHGDGELQEGQNWEAIMFAPHNKVDNLISTIDYNGQQIDGPTEKILSLENLQTKFEAFGWHVITSNGNKMEDIIKALEYAKSLTGKGRPILNLMSTQMGYGVDFMVGSHKWHGTAPNDDQLASALSQNKETLGDY